The Triticum aestivum cultivar Chinese Spring chromosome 4B, IWGSC CS RefSeq v2.1, whole genome shotgun sequence sequence TGAGCAGCTGCCACGACACGGCGTCCCACACGAGCACCAGGTAGTAGTTTGTCTTGCCGAGCCCGAACGCCGCCGCTTCGCTCCGCAGCGCCCCGAAGTCGCTCTTAATGGCCATGCCGAGCACGCACACCATCGTGCCGGCGGCGCCCATCACGGCCTGCATCTGCATGACCGTGGAGTAGGGAGGCGGCGCCCTCGCAGCGGGTCCCGTCCGGCGCCCGTACCGCTCCATGGCGACCTCAACGAGCGGCAGCACGAGCCCGGCGAGTGCCGCTGCACCGATGCCCTCGCAGAACCCGGTCCAGTACGTCTTGGATGTCACGCCCGCCGGCTTCCCGGCTCCTGGCCCGACACCGAGCACCGCCGGGCCGATTATGAGCAGCAAGACGGCGTTGGCCGAGAAGGGTGTGAAGCGGAGCCCGACGAAGAGGAACGCGAACACGGCGGTGAAGGCCAGCTGCGTCGCCAGCAGCAGCGACGACGTGGACAGTGGCAGCGCCTGCGACCCCATCGCATACACGTAGCATGACATGGCGTAGAACCCGCCGAGCACGGCTGCCGCGACGACGAGGCGGGGCGGGAGGAGGAGGTTGGCGATACCGTGGCGGCGGCCTCGGAAGAGAGAGATGCacaggggcgggaggaggagcggcCAGCCGGAGATCTGGAGCAGCGCGGAGAGCCACAGGCGTTGCCCGCCGTGGACGAAGTAGACGCGGAGCAAGAGCGGGCCGCCGGCGCCGATTAGGACGAGGCAGGCGCTGAATATGACCAGCGGCGACGGCCGGTAGCGAGCCGGCGAAGCTGTCGAGGCGGctgtggcgcggggcggcgaggccgtTGGCGTCTTTGCTGCTTCTTGCATGGCCGGACTTGCACTAGCAGTTATGGTTGCCATGACGTGTCCTAGCCAGCTAGAAGTATGCGTATTGCTACTTTGGCTTACGAGTTTGGTTTGGACTGGCTCCTGTTTGTTAGATGCTCAAGATGGCGATGAGCTTGTGTGTATTGTTACATGACAGGCTTGTAGGGTTTATATAGGAGCAGGAAGATGTTAACAATGAGTTCGACCGAGAGAAAAAAACTAATTAACTGCGTACACTAATGAGTTAATTAGTAGGTCAGTCAACataaaggaaggaggagagaagtACACACGTAACAGTTAACAACGAGCTCTCCAGTCTATATGTTATGTTCTCAACTCAAGATATATTTGTCCCCGAGCGCTGCCAATAATGGCAGTGGTATGTAGTACTCCACTTGCATTCATCTTGAGCATATTTATTACTCCCTACGTCCTATAATATAAGAGAATTTTTGacactagacggagggagtagtcattACTCATAAAAGATTCATTTGTTTATTCCTCCACAAGAAAAGCTCTTCACCTTCCGTCGGTGCCGCCGCCGGTCTACCCCATCTTCGATGGCTTCTAGGCCATGTAGGTGCAGAGAATCTCGGCCCCCTACCGCGCGAGGGACCCCATTCTTGTTCTTGTCAGATTCAGCGTTTTGGTTGGGCTGTGTGGCGGCGGTGATGTCCCTTAGTatgaataatgtctcccacgttCTATCCTCCTTTCGGTTGTACGTCTAGCATCATCGGAGGATATGTGGAGGTCTGTATCCATCGGATATCGCGGGATTCGGTCAGTGCTAGTCTTCGGTGGATCTGTTTGGATCCGGTCTTTGTTTGTCTTTGTTTGGGTGTTTACAAGTTTCATCCTTCTGATCTACGACTTTTTTCATTGGCGATGTTTGCTACTCTGGTGCGCTGGTACTATGGAGCCTTAGTACGACGACTTCCCAATTGTCGACTACAACAAGGTCTGCCCGGCTctggtgagggaggggcgatgacgaggCGCCCCTtcagctcgctccagtgcttgtagtcgtcgctaggtggtccacggacatagttgtaatttttattacctctgttgttctttgtactgccatgattgaagaggaatagattggaagtttctcgCAAAATAAATCATCACTCGTCTGAAAATGTTGCAAGCGCTAGACTATTTTCTAGCAGAAGAAGACTACGTGGCAtgaagttgtaatttttattacctctgttgttctttgtactgccatgattgaaaaggaatagattggaagtttctcgcaaaaaaaaatcaTTACTCGTCTAAAAATGCTGCAAGAGTTAGACTATTTTCTAGGAGAAGAAGACTATGTGGCAtgaagttgtaatttttattacctctgttGATACTGCCATGATATAAAAGGAATAGGTTGGAAGTTTCTAGCAAAAAAATCATCACTCATCTGAAAATGCTGCAAGAGTTAGACTATTTTCTAGGAGAAGACTACGTGACATGAAGCTTTGAGGGCCAAGGCCGAGTCCCCGACAAGGGCTCGCCAGGCTTGCGCGcgcgcgggggagggggaggggagggggggatgAAGGCAAAGGGCAGAAATATTTGACAgccgttttttgttgttgttttcagCCAGATGATAAGTAGCATGTCCATTTTCGTGATTGAATTGAATTGCCAAACAAAACAtaaaagaagaaaatgtggcgtGAAGCTCCGAGGCCGAGTCCGAGACGAGGGCTCGTCGTGACTTCGTCTGAGACAAGTGGCGGGGAAGCTACGAGGGAGACGATAGAGACAAATGCGAGAGATGGATGACACCATTTCCTTGTTCCGGGAAACTGATAAAAAGTCCGTCCCATTTTCGTGATTGAATTGAATTTCCTAAAATACATAAAAGCAGTAATCTCCTCCATGCCCCTTTTTGTGCCTTCtacacatatgatcttccactgtgAACATGCTACTGCAATCTTCCTCGGGATATGTAAACAAAGCCACAAAGCCCAATGTTCTTGTTAAAGCACAAATCATTCCTGCATCTCCAGATAGCCCAAAGAGTAGCAGCATGAACAAGGTTATTGGCTTGGTTTTTTTATTATTGCTAACCCACCATCTAGCCACACTTTCATAAGTGACATGGGCATCAATGCTAGTAAGAGAGCTGATAATTTTCCAAACTTTAATAACAATCACATAGTCAAAAAACACGTGTATGCGCATGATTCCGCTTCACAATAGAAAAGGCTAGGGACATCATCTAAATGTTGTCTTTTGACAAGCTTATCCCTAGTAAGCAGTTTGTTATGAGAAATGAACCATAATATATTAAATTTAGGAGGAACAACCAATTGCCAAATAGCAGTAATATAAACAGGAACAATCCTCCTAAAATTGGCAAGAGCATACATGGATCTAAACAAAGTAAAGTCCAATAGATTCCAACTTCCAAATGATAGCACCATCCCATTAATTTAAATGCAAGGATTAAGCAATACTCACTAAATCAAACCAAAAGAGCAGCAACCTTTTATCCAGACATCTCCTAAAGGTTATCTTTAAATTGCAACCAACCCGAGCATCAGATATAGTTATATTTTGCTCATTGGCAATAATATGCAGCTCTCAAAACTGAATGGCTAAACAATCATTTGATGTTCTTTTATGTCACAACTCACGGCCGAGTAAGGGTTTCTGAAAAAAAAACGATAAGGGATGACAGTTGCTTCATACATTGACCGGGGCGCAACAGCAACTTGCATGCGAAACGGTCAAAGTTTCATGAGCCTGAACTCGTGCCGCGTTTAATTTAACCATTCTCTTATTTTTAATCAAATTTGAACTCTTGGACTCGTGCCCCGTTTAATGTaaccattctctctctctctctctctctctctctctctctctctctctctctctctctctctctctctctctctctctcttctaattaAATTTGACCACTTTCAGTAAGCACTTTGCTTTCGTGTCCATGACCAACCACCACTTCTGAATGCCAATAGCACCGGTAAAATACTAAGCCTAGCCTAACTACAACGAAAGCTTCTCTAATACATACTCCACACATGCATGTACGTAGACGTGATGATTGTTTACCGAGAAGAAAACAAAGGAGAAGCGCCTGCCCAGAAAGTGCAGCTTTGGGCTGCATGTGTTTGGTAATTGGTCTGCGCATGGCCGCCGCCAGACCGAGTAATTAGAACGCATGTGCCTTGTTGCCCCCAACTTGGCAACATTCATTTCTGTATCTTGAAAGATTTTGGTAGTACTAGCTTCTTTTAATTTGTTCCGTAAGCTACTATCTGATGTGTATGTTGGCATTCTTGCGAGGATCTAAATTGCTAACTGTAGCTGGAATGACATCTGAACAGTAACGTAACATGCCCCCCTCTCTGGACCGGTCGATACGGTTGACATAAGCAGAGCATGGCTACAAAATTTCACTACATTTTTCTAGAACATTTTTTTACTCGATTCGAAAAACAATTTTGCCCATTTCAAAAACTTAGGTCAATCATTTCAGAAATATATTTCCCTCATTTTAAAACATTGATTTTATTCATTCCGAAAACTGATTTCACtcaattcaaaaaaatattttactcatttcaaaaaaaaatatttcaCCCATTCCAGAAAACAGATTTCTATCTTCGCTCCGGATTGTCCATTCTAAATCCAGCAGGCATGGCACGGCGTGACATGCCATGGCATGTCACTAGATCTCGGTCGATGTAGCTCCGCTATACTTAACTTTTTGATAGCCTATGCTCAGCTATGGTACTTTGTAATGATATCCTAgttcttttcttttttgcgaatAAAATCTTGCATTACTCAAAGTTATCCTTGCTACCGGCCACCATAGCATAGCTTGCCACCAGTGATATTGTAAATAGTAAGCTTAATAGTATATAATTTCTTTTGTCCGCCCAAAAAACCACAAGTCATTTTGTCACGAAATTGTACACGTAAGTAATACACTAGAGAATGCTTGTTGCAAAaaagtttcaaaaatatttgacctTTTTTTGCAATTCAGGTACATATGCACCCATGTTCATCATGGTATTTTTGTTTCTTTAGTCCTTACTTAGCCGGAAGtcccttttggagctcggcctccagtgaggcctccaaattcaaatttgaaacttcatcgaaattcatatttttacatttcaaaaaactCTGATAAAAAAATACAGATGTACATGAAGGCaaaacacacatgtgtgtaaattttcagttcaaaatacattaaaatgagggttgtgcaaaaaagacaaatctatgGCTGTTTAACACATGATTCTATTCATCTTCCCagaccatgaatttgtcttttttacagGTCGCAACTCaagatatttgatcatgaatttttACACACATGTGATTACATCCTtatatacatgcatatttgttttcagaattttttgaaccataaaagtttcaatttgaatttttcaaaaataaaggccTTCATgaagctcggcctccaaaacgccTTTCTCTTACTTAGCCGTGTTTTTTGTTCCACCTTTACTCTCTTACTTTATAAACGTTATTATAAATATCTTCTGCGATACACATCACTCTAGCTATAGCTCATACCTCACCGTGAAGCTGCGAAAAAGCACCGTTTAAAACCTCGCTTTGTTGTTTTCTTTTGCGGGTAGTGTGTGTTGGCATTCTGTTGTTTAAGTTGTATCTGAGCTAAGGCCATCTCCAACACCAACCCTCATACCTCTCGTTCGGACCACGCTATTCGGATCGTGTAAGCCATCCAACGCATTCCTGTATCGATCTGCAACACGGTTCGGACGTATTTTCTCCTGTAAACCAAAGAAAAACGTGGTGGGCTTTGCTGGAGTCCAGACTGATCCACGCCCGCTTCAGAACGTCTTGCCCCATCCAAAACTCCTCCTACCTCCCATGTGCTTTTCGTCTGGCGCCAGCTGCCCGTATTCATGCCGTTGTAGACCGCGCCGCTCCATATTGAGACAGCTCAGGGCAGATGCGACCTCTCTCTGCCTCCGCCACTGAAGCGGCGCGCCTATCAAGGGCGTCGCCCACTGtacgcccagctgaacacgcctcctcgccgcattcaaacgccttcaTAAACCCGCGTGGAAGCCGAGGAACCTACTTCGTCCACACGTCCGCTCATGAGCAGGCTGACATTAAGCACAACACCGGGCAAGCACCTCCCGTccaccctctatttaaacgaggccaaaggCTGGGCAAGAATCGCACCACTCCGCCGCTCACcatctcctccttccaccattttctccaccctttcGATGACATCCGATGACCAGTAAGAGCAGTTCTCTGCCATAAAAGCCAACTGGGTGACCAACCGAGCCGGCCGGATACGAGCGAGGCACctcgctgctccacctccctcgccTAGCCCGAGAGCAAGTTGTTGTCCCAAGACGACGTGTGGTTCAGGCGTTCAGCACCTCGCCGCTTCAAGCTAGCTTGCGgcggagtggcgagttgctccaggcCAGCACAACGGGGAGCATGGCGGCACGGGTGTCCTCACTGCCATCAACGCTGCTGCATCGTAATCGCACCCTGCCGGCAAAGAAAGAAGCCGGTTGCACGAAGATCGACAAGTCCGTGGCCAGCGTGTTCGTGTTCGCCGCCAACATTGAGGGAATGTAGAACATGTGAGGCctccgccgcttgggtcccaggaaggccacgtCAAGGCAACGCCGGTGTAGACAGCCGGTGTCTTGTCCGGTTCTTTATCTCAGACCATGGTCGACCCCCGTCTGGGCTTCACGGAAGCGGAGGCGCCCCCCTTCACCTACGACTGAAGCATTAGTCGGTGGTTCTACTCCGATGAGCGGTGGGGAAGCAAGCcgccctttgcgctgaagcatatacctcggGGCTCCCGGCAGTACGGTGAGCGGGCtgccggacatggggaagacaaagggatccaccgcggccggccgtagactagtgtagtgtatcTGTGTCGTGGGAGTGGAGCTCCGCGCAACCGTATGTGCACATTGTTTTACTTTTTAgtaaaaatatgtttgaaatgtaAACTTTTTCGTCCGATTTGTATGAAATATGtcgtgtttatatgaaatctgactgTGTTTACATGAATTTTATCCCGTCTGTTGAAAAAGAGTTTAAAATGTATGCAGGCAACGTTGGATGGCGGCATCCCGCATCCCTGTCCACGGACGAAAGCGGGAGAAAATTTGTCGTTGCCCTTGAGATGCCCTAATTGTACTTTGTTCCATGGGTCGCCAGGTGACTTAAAACTAACCAGATAAACTACTGAACTGAACGTGTAATCGCACTTTGTACCTTGAGAAATTTGTGTAACTGGGTCAGCCTTATGGATCGGTGGAGATCAAaattgaaggaaatgtgccctagaggcaataataaagttattatttatttcctcatatgatgataaatgtttattattcatgctaaaattgtattaaccggaaacatgatacatgtgtaaatacatagacaaacatatagtcattggtatgcctctacttgactagctcattaatcaaagatggttatgtttcctaaccatagacatgtgttgtcatttgattaatgggatcacatcattagaagaatgatgtgattgacatgacccattccgttagcctagcacttgatcgtttagtatattgctattgctttcttcacgacttatatatgctcctgtaactatgagattatgcaactcccgtttaccggaggaacactttgggtgctaccaaacgtcacaacgtaactgggtgattataaaggagtactacaggtgtctccaaaggtacatgttgggttggcgtatttcgagattaggttttgtcactccgattgtcggagaggtatctctgggccctctcggtaatgcacatcactctaagccttgcaagcaatgtagctaatgagttagttacggaatgatgcattacgtaacgggtaaagagacttgccggtaacgagattgaactaggtattagataccgatgatcgaatctcgggcaagtaacatgccgatgacaaagggaacaacgtatgttgttatgcggtttgaccgataaagatcttcgtagaatatgtaggagccaatatgagcatccaggttccgctagtggttattgaccgagaatagttctaggtcatgtctacatagttctcgaatccgtagggtccgcacgcttaacgttacgatgacagttttattgtgAGTTTATaaattttgatgtactgaaggttgttcagagtcccggatgtgatccaggacatgacgaggagtctcgaaatggtcgatacataaagattgatatattggaagcctatatttggatatcggaaacgttccgggagaaaccgggTTTTTTCCgaagtatcggggggttaccggaacccccccgggggttattgggcctacatgggccatgagggagaagaggagggccggccagggcaggccacgcgccccctcccccctagtccgaataggacaaggagctcccccctttccttctccaccaaggcaagaggggggagtcctactcccggtgggagtaggactcctccaggtgcaccccttgggggccgtccgcacctccccctccctcctttatatacgggggcaggggggcaccctagaacacagaagttgatctacgtgatcgttccttagccatgtgcggtgtccccctccaccatattccacctcggtcatatcgttgcggagtttaggcgaagccctgcgccggtagaacatcatcatcgtcaccacgccgtcgtgctgacggaactcatccccgacactttgctggatcggagtccggggatcgtcatcgagctgaacgtgtgctgaactcggaggtgccgtacgttcggtacttggatcggtcggatcgtgaagacgtacgactacatcaaccgtgttgtcataacgcttccgcttacggtctatgagggcacgtggacattactctcccctctcattactatgcatcaccatgatcttgcgtgtacgtaggaatttttttgaaattgctacgttccccaacagtggcatctgagcctggttttatgcgtagatgtcatatgcacgagtagaacacaagtgagttgtgggcgatgcaagtcatactgcttaccagcatgtcatactttggctcagcggtattgtgagatgaagcggcccggaccgacattacgcgtacgcttacgcgagactgatttcaccgttacgagcactcatgcttaaaggtgactggagggtgtctgtctctctcactttagctgaatcgagtgtggctacgcccggtccttgcggaggttaaaacagcattaacttgacgaactatcgttgtggttttgatgcgtaggtaagaacggttcttgctaaagcccgtagcagccacgtaaaatttgcaacaacaaagtagaggacgtctaacttgtttttgcagggcatgttatgatgtgatatggtcaagacgtggtgctatattttattgtatgagatgatcatgttttgtaaccgaagttatcggcaactggcaggagccatatggttgtcgctttattgtatgaaatgcaaacgccctgtaattgctttactttatcactaaacggtagcgatagtcgtagaagcaatagatggcgtaacgacaacgatgctacgatggagatcaaggtgtcgcgccggtgacgatggtgatcacgacggtgcttcgaagatggagatcacaagcacaagatgatgatggccatatcatatcacttatattcattgcatgtgatgtttatcctttatgcatcttatcttgctttgattgacggtagcattttaagatgatctctcactaaattatcaagaagtgttctccctgagtatgcaccgttgcgaaagttcttcgtgctgagacaccacgtgatgatcaggtgtgataggctctacgttcaaatacaacaagtgcaaaacagttgcacacacggaatactcaggttaaactttacaagcctagcatataacagatatggcctcggaacacggagaccgaaaggtcgagcgtgaatcatatagtagatatgatcaacatattgatgttcaccgttgaaactactccatctcacgtgatgatcggacatggtgtagttgatatggatcacgtaatcacttagaggattagagggatgtctttctaagtgggagttcttaagtaatatgattaactgaacttaaatttatcatgaacttagtacctgataatattttgcttgtctatgtttgttctagatagatggctcgtgctgttgttccgttgaattttaatgcgttccttgagaaagcaaagttgaaagatgatggtagcaattacacggactgggtccgtaacttgaggattatcctcattgctacacagaagaattacgtcctggaagcaccgctaggtgccaggcctgctgctgatgcaactgacgacgttaagaacgtctggcagagcaaagctgatgactactcgatagttcagtgtgccatgctttacggcttagaaccgggtcttcaacgacgttttgaacatcatggagcatatgagatgttctaggagttgaagttaatatttcaagcaaatgcccggattgagagatatgaagtctccaataagttctatagctgcaagatggaggagaatagttctgtcagtgaacacatactcaaaatgtctgggtataataatcacttgattcaactgggagttaatcttcctgatga is a genomic window containing:
- the LOC123089301 gene encoding purine permease 3-like, yielding MATITASASPAMQEAAKTPTASPPRATAASTASPARYRPSPLVIFSACLVLIGAGGPLLLRVYFVHGGQRLWLSALLQISGWPLLLPPLCISLFRGRRHGIANLLLPPRLVVAAAVLGGFYAMSCYVYAMGSQALPLSTSSLLLATQLAFTAVFAFLFVGLRFTPFSANAVLLLIIGPAVLGVGPGAGKPAGVTSKTYWTGFCEGIGAAALAGLVLPLVEVAMERYGRRTGPAARAPPPYSTVMQMQAVMGAAGTMVCVLGMAIKSDFGALRSEAAAFGLGKTNYYLVLVWDAVSWQLLNLGIMGLITCASSLLAGIMIAVLLPLSQILAVMFLHEKFDGPKGIALVLSLWGFASYMYGEKVQQKKVEAQKSELLLQQVASKTEDLELAAP